One window of the bacterium genome contains the following:
- a CDS encoding type IV pilus twitching motility protein PilT, producing MEFTLDDLLKEMVYEGGSDLHIRVGEPPFFRIHGHLTRTEKFPALSPQDANELLYSILSEERQKRFEKNLELDLSYTISDVARFRVNIFQQRGNIGAVLRTIPIKIQTIDELVLPQVFKQLAMLPRGFILVTGPTGSGKSTTLAAMIEHINTNKKGHIITIEDPIEFVHTDKLCAINQREIGVDAVSFADALKHVMRQNPDIILVGEMRDLETISAAITAAETGVLVFATLHTNNAVQTIDRIIDVFPVEQQEQVRLQLSVNLQAIVSQTIVPRVDGKGRVVAFEIMIAIPAIRSLIREGKAHQMYTIIQSSGGYGMRTLDSDLLELVKNNLVTYDEALARSPNPKEFEQRATRLQMV from the coding sequence ATGGAATTTACACTTGATGACCTATTGAAAGAAATGGTCTATGAAGGTGGTTCTGATTTACATATTCGTGTTGGAGAACCACCCTTTTTTAGAATACATGGGCATTTAACCAGAACAGAAAAATTTCCAGCACTATCTCCACAAGATGCTAATGAATTATTATACAGTATTTTAAGTGAGGAAAGACAGAAAAGGTTTGAGAAGAATCTTGAGTTAGATTTATCCTATACGATTTCTGATGTTGCAAGGTTCAGGGTGAACATATTTCAACAGAGAGGGAACATTGGTGCTGTTTTGCGAACGATACCTATCAAGATACAGACAATTGATGAATTAGTTTTGCCGCAGGTATTTAAACAACTGGCAATGCTTCCGCGTGGATTTATATTGGTGACAGGACCTACCGGAAGTGGTAAATCAACAACATTAGCCGCAATGATTGAACATATAAATACGAATAAAAAAGGACATATAATCACGATTGAAGACCCCATAGAATTTGTTCATACGGATAAATTATGTGCCATAAATCAACGGGAAATAGGCGTAGATGCTGTTTCCTTTGCCGATGCGTTAAAGCATGTGATGCGACAAAATCCAGATATTATTTTAGTTGGAGAGATGCGCGATTTAGAAACTATCTCTGCGGCTATTACTGCGGCTGAAACCGGGGTTTTAGTGTTTGCAACATTACATACAAATAATGCCGTTCAAACCATAGACCGCATTATTGATGTCTTCCCGGTTGAACAGCAAGAACAGGTTAGACTTCAATTATCCGTAAATCTTCAGGCGATTGTTTCACAAACTATCGTGCCCAGAGTTGATGGGAAAGGCAGAGTTGTTGCCTTTGAAATTATGATTGCTATCCCAGCCATTAGAAGTTTGATTAGAGAGGGAAAGGCACATCAAATGTATACTATCATTCAATCCAGTGGTGGTTATGGAATGCGAACCCTGGACAGTGATTTATTAGAATTAGTTAAAAATAACCTTGTTACTTACGATGAGGCGTTAGCTCGTTCACCAAATCCAAAGGAATTTGAACAAAGAGCAACAAGACTTCAGATGGTCTAG